The Microbacterium horticulturae genome has a window encoding:
- the purU gene encoding formyltetrahydrofolate deformylase, whose amino-acid sequence MTVHNEALRDHACLIVHGPDQPGLVAAVTALVTRNEGNIVSLDQYSDNPAGGEFFQRVVFHRPDLAAATPDIDADLTATLSPYGVSWKLTDQSIPKRMAILASTSDHCLLELLWRHRRGELPVTIPMVISNHTNTAEDVRTFGVPFFHVPSQGPDKSDAEAKILELVTGNVDFVVLARYMQIISEDFLDKVGVPVINIHHSFLPAFIGAAPYRKAKERGVKLIGATSHYVTKELDEGPIIEQDVARVDHSMTAADLQARGAYVEREVLARAVQWHAEDRVIRSGNHTIVFT is encoded by the coding sequence GTGACAGTCCACAACGAAGCCCTGCGCGATCACGCGTGCCTCATCGTGCACGGCCCCGATCAGCCGGGCCTTGTCGCCGCGGTCACCGCCCTGGTCACCCGCAACGAGGGCAACATCGTCTCCCTCGACCAGTACTCCGACAACCCCGCCGGCGGCGAATTCTTCCAGCGCGTCGTGTTCCACCGCCCCGATCTGGCCGCGGCAACCCCCGACATCGACGCCGACCTGACCGCGACGCTCTCCCCGTACGGGGTGTCATGGAAGCTCACCGACCAGTCCATCCCCAAACGGATGGCGATTCTGGCCTCCACCTCCGACCATTGCCTGCTCGAACTTCTCTGGCGGCACCGCCGCGGCGAGCTGCCCGTGACGATCCCGATGGTCATCAGCAATCACACGAACACGGCCGAAGACGTGCGCACGTTCGGTGTGCCCTTCTTCCACGTTCCCTCGCAGGGCCCCGACAAGAGTGACGCCGAGGCGAAGATCCTCGAGCTGGTCACCGGCAACGTCGACTTCGTCGTCCTGGCGAGGTACATGCAGATCATCAGCGAGGACTTCCTCGACAAGGTCGGCGTGCCCGTGATCAACATCCACCACTCCTTCCTGCCCGCGTTCATCGGGGCGGCCCCGTACCGCAAGGCGAAGGAGCGCGGCGTGAAACTCATCGGTGCCACCAGCCACTACGTGACGAAGGAACTCGACGAGGGCCCGATCATCGAGCAGGACGTCGCCCGCGTCGACCACTCCATGACGGCCGCCGACCTGCAGGCGCGCGGCGCCTACGTCGAGCGCGAAGTGCTCGCCCGCGCTGTGCAGTGGCACGCCGAAGACCGCGTGATCCGATCGGGTAACCACACGATCGTCTTCACCTGA
- the ligM gene encoding vanillate/3-O-methylgallate O-demethylase has protein sequence MADNLQQLIDETNPVELLRNSQIGSYIYPVVPADFTNWIKEQKAWRDTAVLYDQTHHMDNVFLRGSDAIRLISDTAINSVSTFPVDRAKQYVPTTSQGYVIGDGILFHQAEDEFVYVGRAPASNWLMYHAETGDYANLDVTVDRRSPSRPYGHAVSRQYYRFQIQGPAAWQVIEKLNGGPLEQLRFFSMSTMQIAGKTVRTLRHGMAGAPGLEVWGPYEDHDAIAAAILEAGAEFGLMPVGSRAYPSNTLESGWIPSPLPAIYTGEAERGYREWLGVDSYEATGTLAGSFVSDDIEDYYLTPWELGYGSFVKFDHDFIGRDALEKIDPATQRRKVTLAWNAEDMTKLYASLFDVEGPSYKFFDLPLANYGSANYDAVTDAAGTVVGYSMFTGYSANERRALSLATVNPDVPEGAEVTVLWGEDPNTSKATVEPHEQVAMRAVVSPVPYSTVARQSYHGGWRTGYDQD, from the coding sequence ATGGCTGACAACCTGCAACAGCTGATCGACGAGACGAATCCCGTCGAGCTGCTGCGAAACTCGCAGATCGGGTCATACATCTACCCGGTGGTGCCCGCGGACTTCACCAACTGGATCAAGGAGCAGAAGGCGTGGCGTGACACCGCCGTGCTCTATGACCAGACCCACCACATGGACAACGTGTTCCTGCGCGGGTCGGACGCCATCCGGCTGATCAGCGACACCGCGATCAACTCGGTGTCGACCTTCCCCGTCGACCGCGCGAAGCAATACGTGCCCACGACCTCGCAGGGGTATGTGATCGGCGACGGCATCCTTTTCCACCAGGCTGAGGACGAGTTCGTCTACGTGGGCCGCGCCCCCGCCTCGAACTGGCTGATGTACCACGCCGAGACCGGCGACTATGCGAACCTCGACGTCACCGTCGACCGCCGTTCACCGTCGCGACCCTACGGACACGCGGTATCGCGGCAGTACTACCGCTTCCAGATCCAGGGGCCGGCCGCGTGGCAGGTCATCGAGAAGCTCAACGGCGGACCGCTTGAGCAGCTGCGGTTCTTCAGCATGTCGACCATGCAGATCGCCGGCAAGACGGTGCGCACGCTGCGCCATGGCATGGCCGGCGCACCCGGTCTCGAGGTCTGGGGCCCGTATGAAGACCACGACGCTATCGCCGCGGCGATCCTCGAGGCGGGGGCCGAGTTCGGGCTGATGCCGGTCGGGTCGCGCGCGTACCCGTCGAACACGCTCGAGTCGGGCTGGATCCCCTCGCCGCTGCCGGCGATCTACACCGGCGAGGCCGAGCGCGGCTACCGCGAATGGCTCGGCGTCGACAGCTACGAGGCCACCGGCACCCTCGCCGGCTCGTTCGTCTCCGACGATATCGAGGACTACTACCTGACACCGTGGGAGCTCGGCTACGGCTCGTTCGTGAAGTTCGACCACGACTTCATCGGCCGCGACGCGCTCGAGAAGATCGACCCGGCCACCCAGCGCCGCAAGGTGACGCTGGCCTGGAACGCCGAAGACATGACGAAGCTCTACGCGTCGCTGTTCGACGTCGAGGGCCCCAGCTACAAGTTCTTCGATCTGCCGCTGGCGAACTACGGCTCGGCGAACTACGACGCCGTGACGGATGCCGCCGGCACCGTCGTCGGCTACTCGATGTTCACCGGCTACAGCGCGAACGAGCGCCGCGCGCTCTCGCTGGCGACGGTGAACCCCGACGTGCCCGAGGGCGCCGAGGTCACGGTGCTGTGGGGCGAGGACCCGAACACGAGCAAGGCCACCGTCGAGCCGCACGAGCAGGTCGCGATGCGCGCCGTGGTCAGCCCCGTGCCGTACTCCACGGTCGCGCGCCAGAGCTACCACGGCGGCTGGCGCACCGGTTACGACCAGGACTGA
- a CDS encoding PadR family transcriptional regulator, protein MSLRYALLAILRVGPLSGYDLQKQFSQSVGHVWHAPDSQIYPELRKMQNEGLIEGEEQRRGERGMRRVYHVTEAGDRAYREWMATPLDYQRVRDPAHLRAAYLENTTPEAARDFLHGHIAYWESELEAFQGELDHIERMDSAMLNRRLEVTPDGEREATIEYKRFAYEGLAERARGEIDWARRGLKLVDRLASRVDAAAGI, encoded by the coding sequence ATGAGTCTGCGCTACGCGCTCTTGGCGATCCTGCGGGTCGGACCTCTTTCGGGCTATGACCTGCAGAAGCAGTTCTCGCAGTCGGTCGGCCACGTCTGGCACGCGCCGGATTCGCAGATCTACCCCGAACTGCGCAAGATGCAGAACGAGGGGCTCATCGAGGGCGAGGAGCAGCGGCGCGGCGAGCGCGGCATGCGCCGGGTCTACCACGTGACCGAGGCCGGCGACCGCGCGTACCGGGAGTGGATGGCCACGCCGCTGGACTACCAGCGGGTGCGCGACCCCGCGCATCTGCGCGCCGCGTATCTTGAGAACACGACGCCCGAGGCGGCGCGCGACTTTCTGCACGGGCACATCGCCTATTGGGAGAGCGAACTCGAGGCTTTCCAGGGTGAGCTCGACCACATCGAGCGGATGGACAGCGCGATGCTCAACCGCAGGCTCGAGGTGACCCCGGACGGCGAGCGCGAGGCGACCATCGAGTACAAGCGCTTCGCGTACGAGGGGCTCGCCGAGCGCGCCCGCGGCGAGATCGATTGGGCCCGCCGCGGGCTGAAGCTCGTCGACCGCCTCGCGTCGCGGGTGGATGCCGCGGCCGGCATCTGA
- a CDS encoding long-chain-fatty-acid--CoA ligase, producing the protein MNEARTWNRFYAPGTPVDIETATGSLCDLLDERVAEFADRDAISFFGATVTYRQLADRVARTANGLRELGVKPGDRVALVMPNAPQHVIAFYAVLRVGGIVVEHNPLYTPDELEVQFRDHGAQTVIAWDKVAPTIQALPAELGIRTVVSVDVTRAMAFSTRLALRLPIAKARASRATLTAPAPGTVPFARLERSAPLAASHPRPQVSDTACLQYTSGTTGTPKGAIITHGNLWSNARQGAAWMPQFERGSGSIYGLLPMFHSFGLLLSVIYSVETGSRAVLFPTFDPDLVAQAARRFPPTFIPAVPPMFDRLARVARDGKLDLSQVVYSISGAMTLTPAIVGRWEDLAGSMLNEGYGMTETSPVALANPFSDVRKIGAIGIPFPSTDIRVVDPEQPTREVAQGEVGELLIAGPQVFGGYWNRPDESAAAMVDGRWLRTGDLVVQDEDGFVTVVDRKKELIITGGFNVSPSEVERVVNGVPGVAESAVVGVPRGGGAEVVTAVVVLDPGAAFDEDAARAAARESLAEYKRPTSYLVWEELPKSLIGKVLRRRVRDTLIADRKATRAADEE; encoded by the coding sequence ATGAACGAGGCGCGCACCTGGAACCGCTTCTACGCCCCCGGAACCCCCGTCGACATCGAGACGGCGACCGGCTCGCTGTGCGACCTGCTCGATGAGCGCGTCGCCGAGTTCGCCGACCGCGATGCGATCAGCTTCTTCGGCGCCACGGTGACCTACCGGCAGCTCGCCGACCGGGTCGCGCGCACAGCGAACGGCCTGCGCGAGCTGGGCGTCAAGCCCGGCGACCGGGTCGCACTGGTCATGCCCAACGCCCCGCAGCACGTCATAGCGTTCTACGCCGTGCTGCGCGTGGGCGGCATCGTCGTCGAGCACAATCCGCTGTACACGCCCGACGAGCTCGAGGTGCAGTTCCGCGACCACGGCGCCCAGACCGTCATCGCCTGGGACAAGGTCGCCCCCACAATCCAGGCCCTGCCGGCCGAGCTGGGCATCCGCACGGTCGTCTCGGTCGATGTCACGCGCGCGATGGCGTTCAGCACCCGCCTGGCACTGCGGCTGCCCATCGCCAAAGCCCGCGCATCGCGTGCAACACTGACCGCGCCCGCCCCCGGCACGGTGCCGTTCGCCCGGCTCGAGCGCAGCGCCCCGCTTGCGGCATCCCATCCCCGTCCGCAGGTTAGCGACACCGCGTGCCTGCAGTACACCTCGGGTACGACCGGCACGCCCAAGGGCGCGATCATCACGCACGGCAACCTCTGGTCGAACGCCCGCCAAGGAGCAGCGTGGATGCCGCAGTTCGAACGCGGCAGCGGAAGCATCTACGGCCTGCTGCCGATGTTCCATTCGTTCGGGCTGCTGCTGTCGGTGATCTACTCGGTCGAGACCGGCTCGCGGGCCGTACTCTTCCCCACCTTCGACCCCGATCTGGTGGCGCAGGCGGCCCGGCGCTTCCCGCCGACGTTCATCCCGGCAGTCCCGCCGATGTTCGACCGGCTCGCCCGCGTCGCCCGCGACGGAAAGCTCGACCTCAGCCAGGTCGTGTACTCGATCTCCGGCGCCATGACGCTGACCCCCGCGATCGTGGGGCGCTGGGAAGACCTCGCCGGCTCCATGCTCAACGAGGGCTATGGGATGACCGAGACCAGCCCCGTGGCGCTGGCGAACCCCTTCAGCGACGTCCGCAAGATCGGTGCCATCGGCATCCCGTTCCCCTCCACCGACATCCGCGTCGTCGACCCCGAGCAGCCCACCCGCGAGGTTGCGCAGGGCGAGGTCGGCGAGCTGCTGATCGCCGGACCCCAGGTCTTCGGCGGCTATTGGAACCGCCCCGACGAGTCAGCCGCCGCCATGGTCGACGGACGCTGGCTGCGCACCGGTGACCTCGTCGTGCAAGACGAGGACGGTTTCGTCACCGTCGTCGACCGCAAGAAGGAGCTCATCATCACGGGCGGCTTCAACGTGTCGCCGAGCGAGGTCGAGCGGGTCGTGAACGGCGTGCCGGGCGTGGCCGAGTCGGCGGTCGTGGGCGTGCCGCGCGGTGGCGGAGCCGAGGTCGTCACGGCGGTCGTCGTGCTCGATCCCGGTGCCGCGTTCGATGAGGATGCCGCGCGCGCCGCCGCGCGCGAGAGCCTCGCCGAGTACAAGCGTCCGACCTCGTACCTGGTGTGGGAGGAGCTGCCGAAGTCCCTGATCGGCAAGGTGCTGCGCCGCCGGGTGCGCGACACGCTCATCGCCGACCGCAAGGCAACGCGCGCGGCCGACGAGGAGTAG
- a CDS encoding fumarylacetoacetate hydrolase family protein, translating to MRIARWETPVAEPSDGFIIDDRVVPFPDGLTVADVLAQGLDAAHGIYDRVKDAAGTPLSDVRLLAPVQPASIRDFVAFEEHVEGVSASVDGKSEVVPEWYKAPTFYFTNPHTVLGPGEPVSPPVTQRLDFELEIAVVVGAAAGVGEANLTAAEAASTLFGYTIMNDWSARDLQSREMKVRLGPAKGKDFGLSLGPWIVTADELEPYLDADGFLAVRAEAWVGDRLVGEDLVSNMGWPLPELIAYASRNSRVVPGDVLGSGTVGNGGCLGELWGRGSELPALQTGDVVRLVVEGIGELVGAVGPQVAAPELPPARERSRARRR from the coding sequence ATGCGCATCGCGCGGTGGGAGACCCCGGTCGCTGAGCCGTCCGACGGCTTCATCATCGACGACCGCGTGGTGCCCTTCCCCGATGGGCTGACCGTCGCCGACGTGCTGGCGCAGGGTCTGGATGCCGCGCACGGCATATACGACCGGGTGAAGGATGCCGCGGGCACCCCGCTTTCGGACGTGCGGCTGCTCGCGCCCGTTCAGCCGGCCTCGATCCGCGACTTCGTGGCGTTCGAAGAGCACGTCGAGGGCGTGAGCGCCTCGGTGGACGGCAAGAGCGAGGTCGTGCCGGAGTGGTACAAGGCGCCCACCTTCTACTTCACCAATCCGCACACCGTGCTCGGCCCCGGCGAGCCTGTCTCGCCGCCGGTCACACAGCGGCTGGACTTCGAGCTCGAGATCGCCGTGGTCGTGGGAGCTGCCGCCGGTGTCGGCGAAGCGAACCTGACGGCGGCGGAGGCGGCATCCACTCTCTTCGGGTACACGATCATGAACGACTGGTCGGCCCGCGACCTGCAGTCCCGCGAGATGAAGGTGCGGCTCGGGCCGGCGAAGGGCAAGGACTTCGGGCTCAGCCTGGGCCCGTGGATCGTCACGGCCGACGAGCTCGAACCGTACCTGGATGCCGACGGGTTTCTTGCGGTGCGGGCCGAGGCGTGGGTAGGCGACCGGCTCGTGGGCGAAGACCTCGTCTCGAACATGGGGTGGCCGCTGCCCGAGCTGATCGCGTACGCATCGCGCAATTCGCGGGTCGTGCCCGGCGACGTGCTCGGCTCGGGGACCGTCGGCAACGGCGGGTGCCTCGGCGAGTTGTGGGGGCGGGGGTCTGAGCTGCCGGCGCTGCAGACCGGCGATGTCGTGCGGCTGGTCGTGGAAGGGATCGGCGAGCTGGTGGGTGCGGTCGGGCCGCAGGTCGCGGCGCCCGAGCTGCCGCCGGCGCGCGAGCGCAGCCGCGCGCGGCGGCGCTGA
- a CDS encoding alpha/beta hydrolase family protein, producing the protein MYMYFPTNYVWSMSVVATLNNGGLIDDVDKASRPVLEASQQGDDVGTELLYGSWQAVADRLLASAQEDEARGWRKGAAEKYYRAALYTSQAERLQSPKWEGRKAAYQKSIDLLLKHVELGDVPLSTVDIPYTGDDAPEGAALPGYFYRAPGEAPHPLIVIWNGLDSTKEMMYTSGFPQELAARGISTLMMDPPGSGEALRMRDLRARYDTEVWAASTLDWIEAHADELGVDAARVGLVGWSLGGYYVPRATAFEKRIALAVAWGANYDWAAVQEARRNREGENPVPHYWDHVHWVFGASDMDDFIEKTKNMRLEGVVENITVPFLVTHGEGDRQIPVAYAHKEYEAAVNSPKRELRIFTQEEGGAEHIGLDNMPYVSQWTADWVAETFAELA; encoded by the coding sequence ATGTACATGTACTTCCCGACCAACTATGTGTGGAGCATGTCGGTCGTTGCCACGCTGAACAACGGCGGGCTCATCGACGATGTCGACAAGGCCTCGCGGCCCGTGCTCGAGGCGTCGCAGCAGGGCGACGACGTCGGCACGGAGCTGCTGTACGGCTCGTGGCAGGCCGTCGCCGACCGGCTGCTCGCGTCGGCGCAGGAAGACGAGGCCCGCGGCTGGCGCAAGGGCGCCGCCGAGAAGTACTACCGCGCAGCGCTGTACACCTCGCAGGCCGAGCGGCTGCAGTCGCCCAAGTGGGAAGGCCGCAAGGCCGCCTACCAGAAGTCCATCGACCTGCTGCTCAAGCACGTCGAGCTGGGCGACGTGCCGCTGAGCACCGTCGACATCCCCTACACGGGCGACGATGCGCCTGAGGGCGCCGCGCTGCCGGGCTACTTCTACCGGGCGCCCGGCGAAGCGCCGCACCCGCTCATCGTGATCTGGAACGGCCTGGACTCGACCAAGGAGATGATGTACACCTCGGGCTTCCCTCAGGAACTGGCCGCCCGCGGCATCTCGACGCTCATGATGGACCCGCCCGGGTCGGGCGAGGCGCTGCGCATGCGCGATCTGCGCGCCCGCTACGACACCGAGGTGTGGGCCGCGTCGACGCTCGACTGGATCGAGGCGCACGCGGACGAGCTGGGGGTGGATGCCGCTCGCGTGGGTCTCGTCGGGTGGTCGCTGGGCGGATACTACGTGCCGCGCGCGACGGCGTTCGAGAAGCGCATCGCTCTGGCCGTGGCGTGGGGCGCGAACTACGACTGGGCTGCGGTGCAAGAAGCCCGCCGGAACCGCGAGGGTGAGAACCCCGTGCCGCACTACTGGGACCACGTGCACTGGGTGTTCGGCGCGAGCGACATGGACGACTTCATCGAGAAGACGAAGAACATGCGGCTCGAAGGCGTCGTCGAGAACATCACGGTGCCGTTCCTCGTCACGCACGGCGAGGGCGACCGGCAGATTCCGGTCGCGTACGCGCACAAGGAGTACGAGGCGGCTGTGAACTCGCCCAAGCGCGAGCTGCGCATCTTCACCCAGGAAGAGGGCGGCGCCGAGCACATCGGCCTCGACAACATGCCGTACGTGTCGCAGTGGACCGCCGACTGGGTGGCCGAGACCTTCGCCGAGCTGGCCTGA
- a CDS encoding SDR family NAD(P)-dependent oxidoreductase — MSEYQLPGIAGNLFVVTGAAGGQGAQEALLLAAQGADVVAADIRDEAPELLDEAAPLPGTVTYRTLDVTDEAGWQALADALDGRRVKGLVNNAGVTQRTRIGAVVREDWDRVLAINVTGPMLGIQALLPLMGEGSAIVNVGSAAGMTGHYTAAYTASKWAIRGLSHSCATELGPRGIRVNLVHPGYIHTDMTASAPAAFLAANEAVSPLHRGGQPQEVANVVAFLLSEAASYVTGVDVPVDGGQFTSGVATYLSDAVRA, encoded by the coding sequence ATGAGCGAGTACCAGCTGCCGGGCATCGCCGGCAACCTCTTCGTCGTCACCGGAGCGGCCGGCGGCCAGGGCGCCCAAGAAGCGCTCCTGCTGGCGGCGCAGGGGGCCGATGTCGTGGCCGCCGACATCCGCGACGAAGCGCCCGAGCTTCTCGACGAGGCCGCACCGCTGCCCGGCACGGTGACCTACCGCACGCTCGACGTCACCGACGAGGCGGGGTGGCAGGCGCTCGCCGACGCGCTCGACGGGCGCCGGGTGAAGGGTCTCGTCAACAACGCCGGGGTGACCCAGCGCACGCGGATCGGAGCCGTCGTGCGCGAGGACTGGGATCGCGTGCTCGCCATCAACGTCACGGGCCCCATGCTCGGCATCCAGGCCCTCCTTCCGCTCATGGGTGAGGGGTCCGCGATCGTGAACGTCGGCTCGGCCGCCGGCATGACCGGCCACTACACGGCCGCGTACACCGCCAGCAAGTGGGCGATCCGCGGGCTGTCGCACTCGTGCGCGACCGAGCTCGGGCCGCGTGGCATCCGAGTCAACCTCGTGCACCCGGGTTACATCCACACCGACATGACCGCGAGCGCCCCAGCGGCGTTCCTCGCGGCCAACGAGGCCGTCTCTCCGCTCCACCGCGGCGGACAGCCCCAGGAGGTCGCGAACGTCGTGGCGTTCCTGCTGTCAGAAGCCGCGTCCTACGTGACCGGAGTCGACGTGCCCGTCGACGGCGGGCAGTTCACGTCGGGCGTGGCCACCTACCTTTCCGATGCCGTGCGCGCGTAG
- a CDS encoding VOC family protein, which produces MHVDHIGLSVGDLDAQRDWYQRAFGFGTAGAFDVPGAGLRGVFLLGPDGISIELLERRGSTHRAPASTPPDELLAQGWGHLCLRVADIDETFAGLVAAGARVVAEPGPSPEPGVRFAYLTDPEGNFIELLDRKGPVTA; this is translated from the coding sequence ATGCACGTCGACCACATCGGCTTGTCGGTGGGCGATCTCGACGCCCAGCGGGACTGGTATCAGCGCGCCTTCGGGTTCGGCACCGCGGGCGCGTTCGACGTGCCCGGCGCGGGACTGCGCGGGGTGTTCCTGCTCGGCCCCGACGGCATCTCCATCGAACTTCTTGAGCGCCGCGGGTCCACGCACCGGGCCCCGGCATCCACCCCTCCCGATGAGTTGCTCGCGCAGGGCTGGGGGCATCTCTGCCTGCGCGTCGCCGACATCGACGAGACGTTCGCGGGCCTGGTGGCTGCGGGCGCGCGGGTGGTGGCCGAACCGGGACCGTCACCCGAGCCCGGTGTGCGGTTCGCCTACCTGACGGACCCCGAAGGCAACTTCATCGAACTCCTCGATCGGAAAGGGCCGGTGACCGCATGA
- a CDS encoding cupin domain-containing protein: MTAPRTGGREDGMPQGNIPRRVVTGHDANGLSIVVSDGVVPVHRVMPEDGVGFYEVWQTSGAPAPISADEPDPTVDAIRVPPPVEGTKVRINEFFPGHLGPEGRQSPVHRTESVDYGIVLEGEIVLILDESETTLRTGDICIQRGTDHAWANRTDEVCRMAFILIDGRFDEGLLSTLPADVRDELMTQGPHDVRAGTGAKPASDAPAGVTVSADQGD, translated from the coding sequence ATGACGGCACCACGGACCGGGGGGCGTGAAGACGGGATGCCGCAGGGCAACATCCCTCGCCGGGTGGTCACCGGCCACGATGCGAACGGGCTGTCGATCGTCGTCTCGGACGGCGTCGTGCCCGTCCACCGGGTCATGCCTGAAGACGGCGTCGGATTCTACGAGGTGTGGCAGACCAGTGGTGCGCCCGCCCCGATCTCTGCGGATGAGCCCGACCCCACGGTCGACGCGATCCGTGTGCCCCCACCGGTGGAGGGCACCAAGGTCCGGATCAACGAGTTCTTCCCCGGACACCTCGGTCCGGAGGGGCGTCAATCTCCGGTGCACCGCACGGAGTCCGTCGATTACGGGATCGTGCTCGAAGGAGAGATCGTGCTCATCCTCGACGAGAGCGAGACGACGCTGCGCACCGGCGACATCTGCATCCAGCGGGGCACAGACCATGCGTGGGCGAACCGGACCGATGAGGTGTGCCGGATGGCGTTCATCCTCATCGACGGCCGCTTCGACGAGGGCTTGCTCAGCACCCTGCCCGCCGACGTGCGCGACGAGTTGATGACGCAGGGACCGCACGATGTTCGGGCCGGCACAGGGGCGAAGCCGGCGTCGGACGCACCCGCTGGCGTCACCGTGTCCGCCGACCAGGGGGACTGA